The proteins below are encoded in one region of Syntrophotalea carbinolica DSM 2380:
- the fliE gene encoding flagellar hook-basal body complex protein FliE: MKNIGAISQPLQTAIKAGGEAQTKKTGNSFGDLLAEAIDEVGKTQAQADQAIEKLQTGESRNIHEVMIAMEKAGISMRLMVQMRNKVVEAYQEIMRMQI; the protein is encoded by the coding sequence ATGAAAAACATCGGTGCAATCTCTCAACCGCTGCAAACGGCGATCAAAGCCGGCGGTGAAGCTCAAACAAAAAAAACCGGCAACTCCTTCGGCGATTTACTCGCCGAAGCCATCGACGAAGTCGGCAAAACGCAGGCCCAGGCGGATCAGGCCATCGAGAAACTGCAGACCGGCGAGTCCCGCAACATTCATGAGGTGATGATCGCCATGGAAAAAGCCGGCATTTCCATGCGTCTGATGGTTCAGATGCGCAACAAAGTGGTCGAAGCCTATCAGGAAATCATGCGCATGCAGATTTAG
- the fliF gene encoding flagellar basal-body MS-ring/collar protein FliF: MAEETSPKNLIETIRQWPRKRQLSLLAVVLACVVFFAAIIFQANKADYQMLFGNLDSADAAAVVDRLKEQKVPYRLEHGGRAIFIPADKVYEIRLAMAGSGLPRGGGVGFEIFDKQSFGMTDFAQKINYLRALQGELSRTIASLAPVEAARVHLALPEKRLFRDQQQKASASVIVKLATGQSLRETQILGIVNLVAGSVDGLDVDQVAVIDDNGRVLSQTADHSGTGGTAPDMLEYQQNLEQRLELRAQALLDRALGMGNSMVQVTAAIDYTQRERMEESYDPNQTAVRSEQSSSEKGGVANAGGVPGVQTNIKNEKAGNSFIPTSRSNETINYEISKVVSKQVDSVGSIKNLSVAVLVADRPVDNQGDTDKAPSYQPRDPKELAAIEKMISRALGLNPDRGDQIAVISRPFETAFNSEPLVKSSPWSRIYQMVPMIKYALLALTAGLFYFFVIRPLLQILRGDGPMVEHYKTVEQLESEMAGLPDGSAAQEPPLSLPSGQPSEQKDPAQIIKAWLKDN; this comes from the coding sequence ATGGCCGAAGAAACCTCGCCGAAAAATTTGATCGAAACCATTCGCCAGTGGCCTCGTAAGCGGCAGCTGAGTCTTCTGGCTGTCGTTTTGGCCTGTGTGGTTTTCTTTGCCGCCATTATATTTCAGGCCAACAAAGCCGATTATCAAATGCTCTTCGGCAATCTGGACAGTGCCGATGCGGCGGCGGTGGTGGATCGCCTCAAAGAGCAAAAGGTACCCTACCGACTTGAACACGGCGGCCGTGCCATTTTCATCCCGGCCGACAAGGTGTATGAAATTCGCCTTGCCATGGCAGGCAGCGGCCTGCCCCGCGGCGGCGGCGTCGGTTTCGAGATTTTTGACAAGCAAAGTTTCGGCATGACCGACTTTGCGCAAAAGATCAATTATTTGCGGGCTCTCCAGGGCGAGCTGTCGCGGACCATCGCCTCCCTGGCCCCGGTGGAAGCCGCCCGCGTTCATCTAGCTTTGCCGGAGAAGCGTTTATTCCGCGATCAGCAGCAAAAAGCCAGCGCCTCGGTAATCGTCAAACTGGCAACCGGGCAAAGTCTTCGTGAAACCCAGATCCTCGGCATCGTGAATCTGGTAGCCGGCAGCGTCGACGGACTCGATGTGGACCAAGTCGCGGTTATCGATGACAACGGCCGGGTTTTGTCCCAGACCGCCGACCACTCCGGCACTGGCGGCACGGCACCGGACATGCTGGAATACCAGCAAAACCTCGAGCAGCGCCTTGAGTTGCGGGCACAGGCATTGCTGGATCGCGCCTTGGGCATGGGCAACTCCATGGTCCAGGTCACGGCGGCCATCGACTATACCCAGCGTGAGCGCATGGAGGAAAGCTACGACCCCAACCAAACGGCCGTGCGCAGCGAACAGTCCTCCAGCGAAAAAGGCGGTGTCGCCAATGCGGGCGGGGTTCCCGGCGTGCAGACCAACATCAAAAACGAAAAAGCCGGCAACTCCTTTATTCCCACCAGCCGCAGCAACGAAACCATCAATTACGAAATAAGCAAAGTGGTCAGCAAACAGGTCGACTCGGTGGGCTCCATCAAGAACCTTTCGGTGGCAGTGCTGGTTGCCGATCGTCCGGTCGACAATCAAGGCGATACCGACAAGGCTCCATCCTATCAACCGCGCGACCCCAAAGAACTTGCCGCCATTGAAAAGATGATCAGCCGCGCCCTGGGCCTCAACCCGGACCGCGGCGATCAGATCGCTGTCATATCGAGACCCTTTGAAACGGCTTTCAACAGCGAACCGCTGGTAAAATCATCGCCCTGGAGCCGTATATACCAAATGGTTCCGATGATCAAATATGCCTTGCTGGCACTGACCGCAGGGTTGTTTTACTTCTTTGTGATCCGGCCGCTGTTGCAGATTTTACGTGGCGACGGCCCCATGGTCGAACATTACAAAACCGTGGAACAACTCGAATCCGAGATGGCCGGATTACCTGACGGCAGCGCGGCTCAGGAGCCCCCTCTCAGCCTGCCCAGTGGCCAGCCGTCAGAGCAGAAGGATCCGGCTCAGATTATCAAGGCCTGGCTCAAAGATAATTGA
- the flgC gene encoding flagellar basal body rod protein FlgC — translation MDIFTAMQVSASALSAQRTRLNVISGNLANVGTTRTPEGGPYRKRDVVFQSSQNMFEDHLQQAMDTNVQGVEVSRIQPNSRDFRTVYQPGHPDADENGMLTLPNINVMEEVVDMMTAMRSYEANISAIKSAQRMATKALEIGR, via the coding sequence ATGGATATTTTTACTGCCATGCAGGTAAGTGCATCCGCCTTATCTGCCCAGCGTACCCGACTCAACGTCATCAGCGGCAATCTTGCCAATGTAGGCACAACGCGCACCCCGGAAGGCGGCCCCTACCGCAAACGCGATGTGGTTTTTCAGTCGAGCCAGAACATGTTCGAAGATCACCTTCAGCAGGCTATGGACACAAATGTGCAGGGTGTCGAAGTGTCCCGAATCCAACCCAACTCAAGGGATTTTCGCACCGTCTATCAGCCGGGGCATCCCGATGCCGATGAAAACGGTATGCTGACCTTGCCGAATATCAACGTCATGGAAGAAGTCGTCGACATGATGACAGCCATGCGCAGCTACGAAGCCAATATCTCGGCCATAAAATCCGCCCAACGCATGGCCACCAAAGCCCTCGAAATCGGACGCTGA
- a CDS encoding flagellar hook-length control protein FliK → MQMLSSILPETAVAPGIAQKTSRPATKGAFQKVLKQESGSNNMSEDLPVSHAKATTNTQNTANLPNSGTQQSSTGEKSPVEVKPDGPTDREIVSARTSESALEDLQPSDEGTEPIAESLMAGTILHAPMVQIPTQNTTSPTATGSVMEKSETTVAVAQTNQAIPVIQETQTATASIGKQQPIAPQQNNAPGNEISGDVAQQTSPSEESVNGRSALSHIADTTHQQTGSNQQTAPSPDLEASPATAAQTLSQVTADRIVQVAPSVSGQATNKPVANKAKAQPLGESRFSDLLGQNQTSNSDMVSAEQPTASATQAPVSEPNLVTAPAARNTASLPNNAADKGNKGTETTETVLEIKDQTVSNPSTVIAGTENSQPAITGDPGQTTTIIEVTPGTTESAPGMIQGTEQTAVAGNSPLSSPMSTASAATTDALPSGNGFAIPEQQVMEQVIQRSSLKELEGKRQLTVELHPEELGQVKLNLTQDNDRMQLHLQAHSSEVRDILEKHLPRLQEALQQQGLRLETIQVSVDAQRNNTQEFLDRQQQQAHRNPWQQNHRAAVQTEEQLIAKPTNRANSATGLSLRI, encoded by the coding sequence ATGCAAATGCTATCCTCAATCCTGCCTGAAACCGCCGTCGCTCCGGGTATCGCACAAAAGACCTCGAGACCGGCAACCAAAGGTGCTTTTCAAAAGGTCCTGAAACAGGAATCCGGCAGCAACAACATGTCGGAGGATCTGCCTGTTTCACATGCAAAAGCCACGACAAACACGCAAAACACCGCCAATCTCCCGAATTCCGGAACACAACAGTCTTCGACTGGGGAAAAAAGTCCCGTCGAGGTAAAACCGGACGGCCCGACCGACCGGGAAATCGTGTCGGCACGGACATCGGAATCGGCGTTGGAAGACCTGCAACCTTCGGACGAAGGCACCGAGCCGATAGCGGAATCCTTGATGGCCGGTACGATCCTGCATGCACCCATGGTGCAGATCCCCACGCAAAACACCACGAGCCCGACGGCAACCGGTTCCGTTATGGAAAAATCTGAAACAACGGTGGCTGTTGCGCAGACAAACCAGGCAATCCCCGTGATTCAGGAAACGCAGACGGCTACCGCGAGCATCGGCAAGCAACAACCGATCGCGCCCCAGCAAAACAATGCTCCGGGCAATGAGATCTCCGGGGATGTTGCGCAGCAGACAAGCCCTTCGGAGGAATCCGTGAACGGCCGCTCTGCCCTGTCACACATCGCCGATACGACACACCAGCAAACCGGCAGCAACCAACAAACCGCCCCATCGCCCGACCTCGAGGCATCTCCGGCTACGGCTGCACAAACCCTGTCGCAGGTCACCGCTGATCGAATCGTACAGGTGGCACCATCCGTTTCCGGGCAGGCCACGAATAAACCGGTAGCGAACAAAGCCAAGGCACAACCGCTTGGCGAAAGCCGCTTTTCGGATCTGCTTGGTCAGAACCAAACGAGCAACTCCGATATGGTGTCGGCAGAACAGCCAACCGCCTCTGCCACCCAGGCGCCGGTTTCGGAACCGAACCTGGTGACGGCACCGGCAGCGCGCAATACGGCAAGCCTGCCAAACAATGCCGCGGATAAAGGAAACAAAGGTACAGAGACGACTGAGACGGTTTTGGAAATCAAGGACCAAACGGTCTCAAATCCATCGACCGTCATTGCCGGCACGGAAAATAGTCAACCCGCCATCACCGGGGATCCCGGCCAGACAACCACGATCATCGAGGTCACCCCGGGCACGACGGAATCGGCACCCGGCATGATACAGGGCACCGAGCAGACCGCTGTTGCCGGCAATTCGCCTTTGTCTTCGCCCATGTCCACAGCGTCTGCAGCTACCACCGACGCCCTGCCATCCGGTAACGGCTTTGCCATACCGGAACAACAGGTCATGGAGCAGGTCATTCAGCGATCGTCCCTGAAAGAACTGGAGGGCAAAAGGCAACTCACGGTGGAACTGCATCCGGAGGAACTGGGACAGGTGAAACTCAATCTGACGCAGGACAACGACCGTATGCAACTGCACCTGCAGGCCCATAGCAGCGAGGTACGCGACATCTTGGAAAAACATCTGCCACGCCTCCAGGAAGCCTTGCAACAGCAGGGTCTGCGCCTGGAAACCATCCAGGTGAGCGTCGACGCGCAACGCAACAACACGCAGGAATTCTTGGATCGTCAACAGCAGCAAGCCCATCGCAACCCGTGGCAACAGAACCATCGCGCTGCCGTACAGACCGAAGAACAACTCATTGCCAAACCGACAAATCGGGCAAATTCCGCCACTGGCCTCAGTTTGAGGATTTAA
- the fliG gene encoding flagellar motor switch protein FliG → MDIKKLTGPEKAAVLLLTLGEQATMQVFETLSDAEVREISRCMLAIDHIPAKVSEQILEEFALAQKTNTGFFVRSNEFVKNAIAGSGNEERAKKLMEQVSFSMEQLESSARPLETIAMMDPRMVASLLGNEMPQTVAVILSTQRVDHAAKILNHLPEEVQSDIMFRIAKIDKVSPEVLGQIENALQQEIRVVAHKEQHQIGGIGRAVDIINHLGSGADRTILVNIEKTDRILAENIRKQMFTFENLAHMDGRTMQVLLREVNNNQLTMALKSASDELKNQVFDNISERAAEMIQDDLEAMGPVRLSEVEAVQQEIVKIALQLEEDGKIVLPGRGGQDALV, encoded by the coding sequence ATGGACATCAAAAAACTGACAGGCCCGGAAAAAGCAGCGGTTCTATTACTCACCCTTGGCGAACAAGCCACCATGCAGGTATTCGAAACCCTCTCCGATGCCGAGGTAAGAGAGATCAGCCGTTGCATGCTGGCCATCGATCATATTCCGGCCAAGGTTTCCGAACAGATTCTGGAAGAGTTCGCCCTGGCGCAAAAAACCAATACGGGTTTTTTTGTGCGCAGTAACGAATTCGTCAAAAATGCCATTGCCGGCAGCGGCAATGAAGAACGGGCCAAAAAACTCATGGAGCAGGTGTCTTTCAGCATGGAACAGCTCGAATCGAGTGCCCGTCCTCTGGAGACCATCGCCATGATGGACCCGCGCATGGTCGCCAGCCTGCTCGGCAACGAAATGCCGCAGACGGTGGCTGTCATTTTATCGACCCAGCGGGTCGATCATGCCGCCAAAATCCTCAATCACCTGCCTGAGGAAGTACAATCGGACATCATGTTCCGCATCGCCAAAATCGACAAAGTATCGCCGGAAGTTCTCGGTCAGATCGAAAACGCCCTGCAGCAGGAAATCCGCGTCGTGGCCCACAAGGAACAACACCAGATCGGCGGCATCGGCAGAGCGGTGGACATCATCAACCATCTCGGCAGCGGTGCGGACCGCACGATCCTGGTAAATATCGAAAAGACCGACCGCATACTGGCGGAAAATATCCGCAAACAGATGTTCACCTTCGAGAATCTGGCCCACATGGACGGTCGCACCATGCAGGTCCTGCTGCGCGAGGTGAACAACAACCAGTTGACCATGGCCCTCAAATCGGCTTCGGACGAACTTAAAAATCAGGTTTTCGACAATATTTCCGAACGCGCCGCGGAAATGATTCAGGATGACCTTGAAGCCATGGGCCCGGTCCGGTTGTCGGAAGTCGAAGCGGTTCAGCAGGAAATCGTCAAAATCGCTTTGCAACTTGAAGAGGATGGAAAAATCGTACTTCCAGGTAGAGGTGGCCAGGATGCGCTCGTCTAA
- the fliI gene encoding flagellar protein export ATPase FliI, translating into MDRLLACIDNLAPIQVSGKITQIVGLVVEGYCPAATVGTLCELMPRDGGTPVPAEVVGFRDSRALLMPLGELRGLGPGSRIRVVSNSATLPVGRELLGRVIDAMGQPIDDGPLPVRETDMPLYALPAGPMERDTIDTPLDLGIRAINGLLTCGQGQRMGIMAGSGVGKSTLLGMIAQNTQADVNVIALIGERGREVREFIERDLGPEGLARSVVIVATSDQSPLLRMRGAFVATTVAEYFSSQGLNVLLMMDSVTRFAMAMREVGLAIGEPPTTKGYTPSVFATLPKLLERAGSFRNSGSITGLYTVLVEGDDMNEPIADAVRSILDGHIVLSRRLAAKNHYPCIDILHSASRVMNAVVDPGHQDLAGRLREILATYEEAEDLINIGAYKKGSNPKIDTALSHIDNVLRFLRQRVSEAVDLSTTLDQLNDLQL; encoded by the coding sequence ATGGATCGCCTGCTCGCATGCATCGACAACCTGGCCCCCATACAGGTCAGCGGCAAAATCACCCAGATCGTCGGTCTGGTGGTGGAAGGCTACTGCCCTGCCGCTACGGTCGGCACCCTCTGTGAGCTGATGCCCCGCGACGGCGGTACCCCGGTACCGGCCGAGGTGGTCGGTTTCCGGGATTCGCGCGCCCTGCTGATGCCCCTCGGGGAATTACGGGGACTGGGGCCGGGCAGCCGCATCCGGGTGGTCTCCAACAGTGCGACCCTGCCGGTCGGCCGCGAACTGCTGGGGCGCGTTATCGACGCCATGGGGCAGCCCATCGACGATGGGCCCCTGCCCGTCCGCGAAACCGACATGCCCCTTTACGCCTTACCGGCCGGTCCCATGGAAAGGGACACGATCGATACTCCACTCGATTTGGGCATCCGCGCCATTAACGGCCTGCTGACATGCGGCCAGGGCCAGCGCATGGGCATCATGGCCGGTTCCGGGGTGGGAAAAAGCACACTGCTGGGCATGATCGCGCAGAATACCCAGGCCGATGTCAACGTCATCGCCCTGATCGGTGAACGCGGACGCGAGGTCCGCGAATTCATCGAACGCGACCTGGGCCCCGAAGGCCTGGCCCGCAGCGTCGTGATAGTCGCGACCTCCGATCAGTCGCCGCTATTGCGCATGCGCGGCGCCTTTGTAGCGACCACCGTCGCGGAGTATTTCAGTTCCCAGGGGCTTAACGTCTTGTTGATGATGGATTCGGTGACCCGGTTTGCCATGGCCATGCGTGAAGTCGGTTTGGCGATCGGCGAACCGCCGACCACCAAAGGTTATACCCCTTCGGTCTTCGCCACCCTGCCCAAACTGTTGGAGCGCGCCGGCAGCTTCCGCAACAGCGGCAGCATTACCGGTCTCTATACGGTGCTGGTCGAGGGGGATGATATGAACGAGCCGATCGCCGATGCGGTGCGTTCCATTCTCGATGGCCACATCGTGCTCTCCCGCCGGCTCGCCGCCAAGAACCATTATCCCTGCATCGATATTCTGCACTCGGCCAGCCGCGTCATGAATGCGGTTGTCGATCCCGGACACCAAGACCTCGCCGGGCGCCTGCGGGAAATTCTTGCCACCTACGAGGAGGCCGAAGACCTGATCAATATCGGCGCCTACAAAAAGGGCAGCAACCCCAAAATCGATACGGCCCTATCCCACATCGACAACGTTCTGCGCTTTTTACGTCAACGGGTCAGCGAAGCGGTCGATCTGTCGACCACTCTTGACCAGCTTAACGACCTGCAGCTCTAA
- a CDS encoding MotE family protein codes for MRSLRLTAILLSLGLVLGDGLPLYAEDTFAPAGPATSSVAQRRIEAAIQTQLKNLKIRDKALEKHEMELKTLEAEVDKKLSELEKVRAEVTRLLERKTTQEAEKIKTLSKIYEKMEPANAAAIIAGLDLELAVEILQNMKIKAAGRILDNLGAPTAAKLSSSFPALARD; via the coding sequence ATGAGATCCCTTCGATTGACAGCCATACTATTGAGCCTCGGTCTTGTACTGGGGGACGGCTTGCCCCTGTACGCCGAAGACACCTTCGCCCCCGCCGGGCCCGCCACATCTTCCGTCGCACAACGGCGCATCGAGGCTGCTATCCAGACCCAGCTAAAAAATCTCAAAATCAGGGATAAAGCTCTGGAAAAACACGAAATGGAGCTAAAGACCCTGGAGGCTGAGGTCGATAAGAAGTTATCCGAGCTTGAGAAGGTTCGCGCCGAGGTTACACGTCTGCTGGAACGCAAAACGACCCAGGAGGCAGAGAAGATCAAAACCTTGAGCAAGATCTACGAAAAGATGGAACCCGCCAACGCGGCCGCCATCATCGCAGGTCTGGACCTTGAGCTCGCGGTGGAAATCCTGCAGAACATGAAGATCAAAGCTGCCGGCCGGATCCTGGACAACCTGGGAGCCCCAACTGCCGCCAAACTGAGTTCTTCCTTTCCCGCGCTGGCGCGGGACTGA
- the flgB gene encoding flagellar basal body rod protein FlgB — protein MSEIRIFDRTINVLSKVLDLRQQKQELIASNIANSQTPGYIPVQLSFEEDLARALQNNQSAPGQPSDQPHPRHIPIAAGGLDTLQGQIQRRPDQGLSNDGNGVDLDKQLIAQSENQLLYETTTQILSKKLSTLKYVCQDGR, from the coding sequence ATGTCAGAAATCAGAATTTTCGATCGCACCATTAACGTATTGAGCAAGGTTCTGGATTTGCGCCAGCAAAAACAGGAACTGATTGCCTCCAATATCGCAAACTCCCAAACTCCGGGCTACATCCCGGTACAACTGTCGTTTGAGGAGGACCTTGCCCGTGCGCTGCAAAACAATCAGTCCGCCCCGGGCCAGCCCTCAGACCAGCCCCACCCAAGGCATATTCCCATTGCCGCCGGGGGACTGGACACGCTGCAGGGGCAAATCCAGCGTCGCCCGGACCAGGGCCTGAGCAATGACGGCAACGGCGTAGATCTGGACAAGCAACTCATCGCCCAGAGCGAAAACCAGCTACTCTATGAAACCACGACCCAGATACTCAGCAAGAAATTATCAACCCTCAAATACGTTTGCCAGGACGGCCGCTAA
- the fliJ gene encoding flagellar export protein FliJ — MTFKFKLQPLLKHRTLLEDQARQALAEAMSEEAALQQRMDRHQSGYLAMQEQFEDKKRNGMALQELLIYERSLKRQAQELKELRTKAADLQARTERQRNCLTEASKDKTLMEKLKSKKEEEHRQDMLRQEMNHLDEMALLLGKMRP, encoded by the coding sequence ATGACCTTCAAATTCAAACTGCAACCGCTGCTCAAACATCGCACCCTGCTGGAAGACCAGGCACGCCAGGCTCTGGCCGAAGCCATGTCGGAAGAAGCGGCATTGCAGCAACGCATGGACCGGCATCAGAGCGGCTATCTCGCCATGCAGGAGCAATTCGAGGACAAAAAGAGAAACGGCATGGCTTTGCAGGAGTTGCTTATCTATGAGCGGAGTCTAAAACGCCAGGCCCAGGAGCTGAAAGAGCTGCGGACCAAAGCCGCCGACCTTCAGGCCAGGACCGAACGGCAACGCAACTGCCTGACAGAAGCCAGCAAAGATAAAACCCTGATGGAAAAACTCAAATCAAAAAAAGAGGAGGAGCATCGTCAGGACATGCTTCGTCAAGAGATGAACCATCTCGATGAAATGGCCCTGCTGCTCGGGAAAATGCGCCCATGA
- a CDS encoding flagellar assembly protein FliH, whose protein sequence is MRSSKLINSSDPDDLKPLQFREFGEDMPTDSYNPFEAGETLAQEPLTPCEESPEQTEPEPAEKPEPEPEPAPAIDYQRELETAFRQGREEALQEARQQLGHASDMLAQALEEVSRLRGSLLQNSSNDMLRLVMSIVRQVLHAETSVNPQIIIDTIEKALQMAVRSDHYHVRVNPADLETVTKHKPLFLASINGLQNLTFQADPNISSGGCLLESEIGDVDATIDGQLDLIHRSLLATLEQP, encoded by the coding sequence ATGCGCTCGTCTAAGCTGATAAACTCATCGGATCCAGACGATCTGAAACCGTTGCAGTTCCGGGAATTCGGCGAGGATATGCCGACGGACAGTTACAACCCTTTCGAAGCCGGGGAGACGCTTGCGCAGGAACCTCTCACCCCCTGTGAAGAGTCGCCGGAGCAAACCGAGCCCGAACCTGCGGAGAAACCCGAGCCGGAACCGGAGCCCGCCCCGGCCATCGATTATCAACGGGAACTGGAAACGGCATTCCGGCAAGGCCGCGAAGAAGCGCTGCAAGAGGCCCGACAGCAACTGGGACATGCCAGCGATATGCTGGCTCAGGCCCTGGAAGAGGTCAGCCGTCTGCGGGGTTCGCTGCTGCAAAACAGCAGCAACGATATGCTACGCCTGGTTATGTCCATCGTTCGCCAGGTGCTGCATGCCGAAACCAGCGTCAATCCGCAAATCATCATCGACACCATCGAAAAGGCTTTGCAGATGGCGGTGCGATCCGATCATTACCACGTACGGGTCAATCCTGCCGATCTGGAAACCGTTACCAAACACAAACCCCTGTTTTTGGCGAGCATCAACGGTCTGCAGAATCTGACTTTTCAGGCCGATCCGAATATCTCTTCGGGAGGGTGCCTGCTCGAATCGGAGATCGGTGATGTCGACGCCACCATCGACGGCCAACTCGACCTGATTCACCGCAGCCTGCTGGCCACCCTGGAGCAACCCTGA